The nucleotide sequence GGCGAGGGCCGAGACGGCGGCGGAGGCGTAAGCCGTTGCCGCACGCTGCCGGTTACCGCAGCTCCCGGTTACCGCGCGATGCCGGTCAGCCGAGCCAGCCCGGCCGCACGAGGCCCGACTCGTAGGCGAGGACGACCAGTTGTGCCCGGTCGCGGGCGCCCAGCTTCACCATCGTGCGGCTGACATGGGTCTTGGCGGTGAGCGGGCTGACGACGAGCCTGCGGGCGATCTCGTCGTTGGACAGGCCGATGCCGACCAGCGCCATCACCTCCCGCTCGCGCTCGGTGAGTTCACCGAGCCCCACCTCGTCCGTCGGGGCCTTGGAACGGGAGGCGAACTCGGCGATCAGCCGCCGGGTGACCCCGGGCGACAGCAGGGCGGCACCGTCCACCACCGCCCTCACGGCACGCAGCAGTTCGTCGGGTTCGGTGTCCTTGACCA is from Streptomyces sp. NBC_00370 and encodes:
- a CDS encoding response regulator transcription factor encodes the protein MIRVLLADDQSLVRAGFRALLDAQPDIEVVGEAADGDAALRAVRELRPDVVLMDIRMPVLDGLAATRRITEDTALDGVRVVMLTTFELDEYVFEAIRSGASGFLVKDTEPDELLRAVRAVVDGAALLSPGVTRRLIAEFASRSKAPTDEVGLGELTEREREVMALVGIGLSNDEIARRLVVSPLTAKTHVSRTMVKLGARDRAQLVVLAYESGLVRPGWLG